A single window of Rana temporaria chromosome 1, aRanTem1.1, whole genome shotgun sequence DNA harbors:
- the LOC120943945 gene encoding E3 SUMO-protein ligase ZBED1-like yields MDSARNMIAAARQLPFVHVPCIAHSVHRAVTVSLTNSPFDSALAKCRKVVGHFKHSPANQAELEQQQVTHNKKKESLAQEVSTRWNSTLEMIKRVQRNAEPLKDALALHTTNIAMPTVTELEKLKKLEAVLEHCRYVSELLGGEKFVSCSVVLPALCHLSRVMEVTEDDPAYTIKFKGTFAADMEGRKEKTNITWLRVATALDPRFKDLKCLSKPDRAEVWGTIRALLQEMVRERPAQPDNKVTPEPPTKKPTLMLTNESSSDEEEDSIDQCLKRYKSEPLTGMDDCPQEWWSTHEGAHSEMARLARKYLATPATSVPSEGLFSLSGHVVQKKRASLLSENVNRLVCLSNWLKAKK; encoded by the exons ATGGATAGTGCACGCAACATGATTGCAGCGGCCAGGCAGCTCCCCTTTGTGCACGTGCCGTGCATTGCACACAGTGTGCACCGAGCCGTCACGGTTTCTCTAACCAACAGCCCGTTTGACAGCGCATTGGCAAAATGCAGAAAGGTCGTGGGACATTTTAAGCACAGCCCTGCAAACCAAGCGGAGCTCGAGCAACAACAAGTCACACATAATAAGAAGAAAGAGTCACTCGCACAGGAAGTGTCAACCAGATGGAATAGTACCCTGGAAATGATCAAGCGTGTTCAGCGGAATGCTGAACCACTGAAAGATGCACTGGCCCTGCACACAACCAACATCGCCATGCCAACAGTTACTGAGCTGGAGAAACTGAAGAAGCTCGAGGCTGTGCTGGAGCACTGCAG GTATGTTTCTGAACTCCTGGGAGGAGAGAAGTTTGTGTCTTGCTCAGTGGTGCTGCCAGCGTTGTGTCATCTGTCACGAGTGATGGAGGTTACTGAGGATGACCCAGCTTACACGATCAAGTTCAAGGGAACCTTCGCAGCAGACATGGAGGGTCGCAAGGAGAAGACCAACATCACGTGGCTGAGAGTTGCGACAGCACTTGACCCAAG GTTTAAGGATCTCAAGTGTCTGAGCAAACCTGACAGGGCTGAGGTGTGGGGTACGATCCGCGCCTTGCTCCAGGAGATGGTAAGGGAGAGGCCTGCACAGCCGGATAACAAAGTCACGCCTGAGCCTCCTACGAAGAAACCAACACTTATGCTTACAAACGAGTCTTCGTCTGATGAAGAGGAGGACAGTATTGACCAATGTCTGAAGCGCTACAAGTCAGAGCCTCTTACTGGCATGGATGACTGTCCCCAGGAATGGTGGTCCACACATGAAGGGGCACACAGTGAAATGGCCCGCCTTGCACGCAAGTACTTAGCAACACCAGCCACATCAGTACCTTCTGAAGGGTTGTTTTCACTGTCTGGGCATGTTGTACAAAAGAAGCGAGCTTCCCTGTTGTCTGAAAATGTCAACAGGCTTGTGTGTTTGAGTAACTGGCTCAAAGCAAAGAAGTAG